One Anaerotignum faecicola DNA window includes the following coding sequences:
- a CDS encoding glycosyltransferase — protein MEVSIIMPVCNSQKYIFRAVKSAVNQDFDSFELIIVDYGSVDDSRLICAQFEKKYNNVKIIDCTERNIYSALNKGIKEAAGVFVIFALCEGFYYNDYIKSLYLKQKETRADIIVFGAKIIDTVRKKELIFLPEEYYGNTAGFFEYYKNIYSDNYKNINMICGKLFKKEILEKNYIKFPEYDSNGHEEFIYNYLAVCKSVSQSRACIYDLYVYPPESIDTDITPFYELAEYRLKLFEKEGIELNSELEYSFRVYSAVEAVLYDICSDKGLSLREKKRLIRKVFENSSVESGIKKYAPFNREEKWIKFFMDNRLFLFTYIFILMYLKKNFIYNF, from the coding sequence GTGGAAGTGAGTATAATAATGCCTGTTTGCAACAGCCAAAAGTATATTTTTAGAGCTGTCAAATCTGCTGTAAATCAGGATTTTGACAGTTTTGAACTTATAATTGTCGATTATGGCAGCGTAGACGACAGCAGGCTAATTTGCGCACAGTTTGAGAAAAAATATAATAATGTAAAAATTATAGACTGTACCGAAAGGAACATATATTCGGCTTTAAACAAGGGAATAAAGGAAGCCGCAGGAGTGTTTGTTATATTTGCATTATGCGAGGGATTTTATTATAACGATTACATTAAGTCTTTATATTTGAAGCAGAAAGAAACAAGAGCCGATATTATTGTTTTTGGCGCTAAAATTATAGATACTGTCAGAAAAAAAGAACTGATTTTTTTGCCTGAAGAATATTATGGAAATACAGCCGGTTTTTTCGAATATTATAAAAATATTTACTCTGATAATTACAAGAATATTAACATGATATGCGGAAAACTTTTTAAAAAAGAAATTTTGGAAAAAAATTATATTAAATTTCCGGAGTATGATTCAAACGGGCATGAGGAATTTATATACAATTATTTGGCGGTTTGCAAATCTGTTTCCCAGAGCCGCGCATGTATATATGATTTGTATGTTTATCCTCCCGAAAGTATTGACACCGATATTACGCCGTTTTATGAACTTGCGGAGTACAGGCTTAAATTATTTGAGAAGGAAGGTATTGAACTAAACAGCGAATTGGAATACTCATTTAGGGTGTATTCGGCTGTTGAGGCGGTATTATACGACATATGTTCGGACAAAGGGTTGTCATTAAGGGAAAAAAAGAGGCTGATCCGCAAAGTGTTTGAAAACAGTTCGGTTGAAAGCGGAATTAAAAAGTATGCCCCGTTTAACAGGGAAGAAAAATGGATTAAGTTTTTTATGGACAACAGGCTTTTCCTGTTTACATATATATTTATACTAATGTATTTAAAGAAGAACTTTATATATAATTTTTAG
- the uvrB gene encoding excinuclease ABC subunit UvrB, translating to MPEFKVVSKYKPTGDQPQAIEKLAEGFLDGKKFQTLVGVTGSGKTFTMANIIEKLQKPTLVIAHNKTLAAQLYSEFKEFFPNNAVEYFVSYYDYYQPEAYVPSTDTYIEKDSSINDEIDKLRYSATSALIERRDVLIVASVSCIYGLGDPDDYKKMMISLRPGMEKDRDDVMRRLIEIQYDRNDMDFQRGTFRVRGDVLEIFPVTSSESAIRVEFFGDEIDRITEIDVVTGEILGVRNHISIFPASHYITPPDKMEIAIKRIEEELAQRLKELRSQDKLLEAQRLEQRTNYDIEMMREIGFCSGIENYSRHLSLREAGSTPNTLIDFFPDDFLIIADESHVSVPQIRGMYEGDKSRKTTLVEFGFRLPSALDNRPLKFTEFEEKINQMLFVSATPSKYEAEHSEQFAEQIIRPTGLLDPEITLRPVEGQIDDLLSETNKTVSEGHKVLITTLTKKMAERLTDYMREAGVRVRYLHSDIDTIERLEIIRDLRMNVFDVLVGINLLREGLDIPEVALVAILDADKEGFLRSETSLIQTIGRAARNSEGRVIMYADVVTDSMRKAIDETERRRRIQQEYNEMHGITPQTIQKKVYDIIQATEAVNEKSKFGFEKDPESMSEDELKKLLKKMDKEMKDAARDLQFEKAASLRDKIIEVKKLLN from the coding sequence ATGCCTGAATTTAAAGTTGTTTCAAAATATAAACCGACCGGAGATCAGCCGCAGGCTATAGAAAAACTTGCAGAAGGTTTTTTGGACGGGAAAAAATTCCAAACGCTTGTGGGCGTAACAGGCAGTGGAAAAACATTTACAATGGCTAATATTATAGAAAAACTGCAAAAACCGACGCTTGTTATTGCGCATAATAAAACTTTGGCCGCTCAGCTTTACAGCGAATTTAAAGAATTTTTTCCGAATAATGCGGTGGAATACTTTGTCAGCTACTATGACTACTATCAGCCAGAGGCATATGTACCGAGTACGGATACTTATATTGAAAAAGATTCCTCAATTAATGATGAAATTGATAAGCTGAGGTATTCGGCAACATCGGCATTGATTGAACGCCGGGACGTTTTAATTGTAGCAAGCGTATCATGCATTTACGGATTGGGAGATCCTGACGATTATAAGAAAATGATGATTTCATTAAGGCCCGGCATGGAAAAAGACCGCGACGATGTTATGCGCCGTTTAATTGAGATACAGTATGACAGAAACGATATGGATTTTCAGCGCGGAACTTTCAGGGTACGGGGCGATGTGCTTGAAATTTTTCCCGTGACAAGCAGTGAAAGCGCAATACGCGTAGAATTTTTCGGCGATGAAATCGACAGGATAACTGAAATTGACGTTGTTACGGGGGAAATTTTGGGCGTAAGGAACCATATCAGCATTTTTCCGGCGTCGCATTATATTACTCCTCCCGATAAAATGGAAATTGCAATTAAAAGAATAGAGGAAGAACTTGCCCAAAGGCTTAAAGAACTCAGAAGCCAGGACAAGCTTCTTGAAGCGCAAAGACTTGAACAAAGGACAAACTACGATATTGAAATGATGCGGGAAATTGGATTTTGTTCAGGTATTGAAAATTATTCCAGGCATCTGTCGTTGCGCGAAGCTGGAAGTACGCCGAATACCCTGATCGATTTCTTTCCGGATGATTTTCTTATAATTGCGGATGAATCGCATGTTTCTGTTCCTCAGATAAGGGGGATGTATGAAGGCGACAAATCAAGGAAAACGACGCTTGTCGAGTTTGGGTTCAGGCTGCCTTCGGCGCTTGACAACAGGCCTCTCAAATTTACTGAATTTGAGGAAAAAATAAATCAGATGCTTTTTGTTTCGGCTACGCCTTCAAAATATGAGGCTGAACATTCTGAGCAGTTTGCAGAGCAAATAATAAGGCCTACCGGGCTTTTAGATCCTGAAATTACTTTAAGGCCCGTAGAAGGGCAGATTGACGATCTCCTTTCAGAAACGAACAAAACCGTTTCCGAAGGACATAAAGTCCTTATTACAACTCTTACAAAAAAAATGGCGGAAAGGCTTACCGACTACATGAGGGAGGCCGGAGTACGCGTAAGATACCTTCATTCCGATATTGATACAATTGAGCGGTTGGAAATAATCAGGGATTTAAGGATGAATGTTTTTGATGTGCTTGTCGGCATCAACCTTTTGAGGGAGGGATTGGATATTCCGGAGGTTGCGCTTGTGGCGATACTTGATGCAGATAAGGAAGGATTTTTGCGGTCTGAAACTTCTTTAATACAAACGATAGGGCGCGCGGCCAGAAACAGCGAAGGACGTGTAATTATGTATGCCGACGTTGTGACGGATTCAATGAGAAAAGCCATTGATGAGACGGAAAGAAGGCGGAGGATACAGCAGGAATATAACGAAATGCACGGTATTACTCCGCAGACTATACAAAAAAAGGTGTATGACATAATACAGGCCACGGAAGCCGTTAATGAAAAGAGCAAATTCGGGTTTGAAAAGGACCCTGAAAGTATGAGCGAAGATGAACTTAAAAAGCTCTTAAAGAAAATGGATAAGGAAATGAAAGATGCGGCAAGGGATTTACAGTTTGAAAAAGCCGCTTCATTAAGAGATAAAATAATCGAAGTTAAAAAACTTTTGAATTGA
- a CDS encoding DJ-1/PfpI family protein: MAKKILLLCGDFTEDYETMVPFQCLSMLGYQVDAVCPDKKAGDTVATAVHDFLGEQTYTEFKGHNFALTADFDNVKTEDYVGLFITGGRAPEYIRLYPRVIEIVKEFFASNKPVAAICHGILVLTAAGVLKGYKATCYPACSPDIGLAGGEYIEVPATDAVVDKNLVTSPAWPGNTAICAEFAKLLGAKIEI, from the coding sequence ATGGCAAAAAAAATCTTATTACTTTGCGGAGACTTCACTGAGGATTATGAAACAATGGTTCCTTTCCAGTGCCTTTCAATGCTTGGTTATCAAGTTGACGCTGTATGCCCTGACAAAAAAGCAGGAGACACAGTGGCAACAGCCGTACACGACTTCTTGGGAGAACAGACTTATACCGAGTTTAAAGGCCATAACTTTGCTTTAACCGCTGATTTTGACAACGTTAAAACCGAAGATTATGTCGGCCTGTTTATTACCGGAGGACGTGCCCCCGAATACATAAGGCTGTATCCTCGTGTTATCGAAATCGTAAAAGAATTCTTTGCATCAAACAAGCCTGTTGCGGCTATATGCCATGGAATACTTGTCTTGACTGCCGCAGGCGTTCTTAAAGGTTATAAAGCGACATGCTACCCTGCATGCAGCCCCGACATAGGCCTTGCCGGAGGCGAATACATCGAAGTTCCTGCAACAGACGCCGTTGTTGACAAAAATCTTGTCACATCCCCTGCATGGCCCGGAAATACAGCTATATGCGCCGAATTTGCAAAACTTCTCGGTGCAAAAATAGAGATTTAA
- a CDS encoding MATE family efflux transporter — MGFAGYSAAVGLNAFTITFFAFANGILPFSANNIGDGKMERVKKGYGAGVVLALIAEVTFFTAFLFFAENMIYIFTSYNSNVVLKTGIEFLQSV; from the coding sequence ATGGGTTTCGCAGGATATTCTGCTGCTGTCGGTCTTAACGCATTCACTATTACTTTTTTTGCCTTTGCCAATGGCATTTTACCGTTTTCGGCCAATAATATAGGCGACGGAAAAATGGAAAGGGTAAAGAAAGGCTACGGCGCAGGCGTTGTATTAGCTTTAATTGCAGAAGTTACGTTTTTTACAGCGTTTTTATTTTTCGCTGAAAATATGATTTATATTTTTACGAGCTATAATAGTAATGTTGTATTAAAAACAGGAATTGAATTTTTGCAGAGCGTTTAG
- a CDS encoding purine-nucleoside phosphorylase encodes MDTANKLNTAAEYIKSKTKFRPKLGIILGSGLGDFGDRLEGAEYCDYKDIPDFPISTVEGHKGRFVITKDLICMQGRFHFYEGYNMEEVTAPVRVMSLLGVDKLIVTNAAGGVNLDFKPGDLMLITDHINFMGTNPLIGKNLDTFGVRFPDMSEGYNKHMIELAKKCASEIGVNIKEGVYFAMTGPSYETPAEIRMVRALGGDAVGMSTAAEVIVANHCGIKTLGISCITNMAAGIAQKSLNHEEVIETSNTAKEKFILLLERIVSCMI; translated from the coding sequence ATGGATACAGCAAATAAATTGAATACTGCTGCCGAATATATTAAAAGCAAAACAAAGTTCAGGCCAAAGTTAGGGATTATACTGGGGTCTGGTCTCGGAGATTTCGGAGACAGACTTGAAGGGGCTGAATACTGTGATTATAAAGACATCCCTGATTTTCCAATATCGACTGTAGAAGGGCATAAAGGACGGTTTGTAATTACGAAAGATTTAATATGTATGCAGGGGCGCTTTCATTTTTATGAGGGATACAATATGGAAGAAGTAACTGCTCCCGTTAGGGTTATGTCCTTGCTTGGAGTTGATAAACTAATTGTAACTAATGCTGCTGGAGGCGTTAATTTAGATTTTAAGCCGGGGGATCTGATGCTTATAACGGATCATATAAATTTTATGGGTACAAATCCGCTTATTGGTAAAAATTTGGACACGTTTGGCGTAAGGTTTCCGGATATGAGCGAAGGCTATAACAAACATATGATTGAACTGGCAAAAAAATGCGCTTCAGAGATAGGCGTTAATATTAAAGAAGGGGTATATTTTGCAATGACAGGCCCAAGTTATGAAACTCCGGCGGAAATCAGAATGGTAAGGGCTTTAGGCGGCGATGCTGTCGGAATGAGTACTGCTGCCGAAGTAATTGTTGCAAACCACTGCGGAATAAAAACGTTGGGAATTTCATGCATAACAAATATGGCGGCCGGCATTGCCCAAAAATCACTGAATCATGAAGAAGTGATTGAAACTTCAAATACTGCAAAAGAAAAATTTATTTTGCTTTTGGAAAGAATTGTTAGCTGCATGATCTAA
- a CDS encoding CAP domain-containing protein — MERAKEGLSPLTMDSKISAAAAVRAEEIKTTFSHTRPNGTSCFTALDQAGVSYRGAGENIASGQRTPEEVVTAWMNSEGHRKNIMNANFKNIGVAYSNRAWVQLFTY, encoded by the coding sequence ATTGAAAGGGCAAAAGAAGGATTAAGCCCGCTTACAATGGACAGCAAAATTTCTGCCGCCGCTGCTGTAAGAGCGGAAGAAATAAAAACGACATTTTCACATACCCGTCCAAACGGGACGTCATGTTTCACGGCTCTTGACCAGGCAGGCGTATCATACAGGGGCGCGGGCGAAAATATTGCAAGCGGACAGAGGACGCCTGAAGAAGTTGTTACGGCATGGATGAATTCCGAAGGCCACAGAAAAAATATAATGAACGCAAACTTTAAAAATATAGGCGTTGCCTACAGCAACAGGGCTTGGGTTCAGCTGTTTACATATTAA
- a CDS encoding cation diffusion facilitator family transporter produces MHETKQVAIRVSVISIIVNILLSLFKLAAGIISHSAAMISDAVHSASDVFSTFIVIIGIYVSGKKSDKEHQYGHERLECVASVILSVILFVTGIGIGLSGAEKIISGANGKIQLAIPGALALSAAVLSVVIKEWMYWYTIGAAKKINSVSLMADAWHHRSDSLSSIGAFIGILGSRLGYPILDPTASIIICLFIAKASYDIFIDAVNKMIDKACDDKTIEKMRRIIENQNGVIQIDEMRTRLFGAKMYVDIEIQADGNLTLKEAHEIAEAVHDAIESEFINVKHCMVHVNPAV; encoded by the coding sequence ATACATGAAACAAAACAGGTTGCAATACGCGTATCAGTCATCAGCATCATTGTAAATATACTTCTTTCACTGTTTAAACTTGCCGCCGGAATTATATCTCATTCCGCCGCAATGATATCCGACGCTGTTCATTCGGCTTCAGATGTTTTCAGTACATTTATTGTTATAATCGGCATATACGTTTCGGGAAAAAAATCGGACAAAGAACATCAATATGGCCATGAAAGGCTTGAATGTGTGGCGTCTGTAATACTTTCCGTAATACTATTTGTTACCGGAATAGGCATAGGGCTGAGCGGCGCTGAAAAAATTATTTCCGGAGCAAACGGAAAAATACAGCTTGCAATACCTGGCGCTCTTGCCCTTTCGGCAGCAGTCTTATCCGTAGTTATTAAAGAATGGATGTATTGGTACACAATAGGGGCAGCCAAAAAAATTAATTCCGTTTCTTTAATGGCCGACGCATGGCATCATCGTTCGGACTCCCTTTCTTCTATAGGGGCATTCATAGGCATACTAGGCTCGCGTCTGGGATATCCGATATTGGATCCGACAGCAAGCATAATTATATGTCTTTTTATTGCTAAAGCGTCATACGATATATTTATTGATGCAGTAAATAAAATGATTGATAAGGCATGCGACGATAAAACCATTGAAAAAATGCGCCGTATAATAGAAAATCAAAACGGCGTTATACAAATTGATGAAATGCGGACCCGTCTTTTCGGAGCAAAAATGTATGTTGATATAGAAATACAGGCCGACGGGAATCTCACACTTAAAGAGGCGCATGAGATTGCCGAAGCAGTACATGACGCTATTGAAAGTGAGTTTATCAATGTAAAACATTGTATGGTTCACGTCAATCCAGCTGTATAA
- a CDS encoding magnesium transporter CorA family protein has translation MKRVFKTDNGIIYELENFETDVWVSLTAPNMEELLEVSGYYNVNISDLKAALDDEESSRVQLEDGYTVIIVDIPSVEVRNEQSAYTTIPLGILLVNNAIITVCAHNTDILNGFYKFSVKGFSTKKKLRFVYQILLRTTNLYQAYLRVIDKKRSEIEKRIGSTTTEDEDLINLHELETNLVYFATSLSANRIVLDRLTRYERIKQYPEDRELLDDVIVENRQAMEMTNIYKDIIHGTRDLVSTIINNRLNNAMKFLTSITLVMAIPTIISGIYGMNVSENWMPLSQTPYGFYIICFITLLICFTVLMILKKRKML, from the coding sequence ATGAAAAGAGTGTTCAAAACAGATAACGGTATAATATATGAACTTGAAAATTTTGAAACAGATGTTTGGGTCAGCCTTACTGCTCCTAATATGGAGGAACTTTTGGAAGTATCGGGATACTATAACGTAAATATAAGCGATTTAAAGGCGGCTTTGGACGATGAGGAAAGCTCCAGGGTGCAGCTTGAGGACGGCTACACGGTTATAATAGTGGATATACCCTCGGTTGAAGTCAGAAATGAACAGTCGGCATATACGACAATACCATTGGGTATACTGCTTGTTAATAACGCAATTATAACAGTATGCGCTCATAATACGGACATACTAAACGGGTTTTATAAATTTTCCGTTAAAGGGTTCAGCACTAAAAAGAAACTTCGGTTTGTATATCAGATACTGCTGAGGACAACTAACCTGTATCAGGCGTACCTCAGGGTTATAGATAAAAAAAGGAGCGAGATAGAAAAAAGGATAGGCAGTACGACTACGGAAGACGAGGATCTTATCAACCTGCATGAACTTGAAACTAACCTTGTATATTTTGCAACGTCTTTAAGCGCAAACAGGATTGTTCTTGACAGACTTACAAGGTATGAAAGAATAAAGCAGTATCCCGAAGACAGGGAACTCCTTGACGATGTTATTGTGGAAAACAGGCAGGCTATGGAGATGACGAATATATATAAAGATATTATCCACGGCACAAGGGATTTAGTTTCAACCATTATTAACAACAGGCTTAATAACGCAATGAAATTTTTAACTTCCATAACCCTTGTTATGGCTATTCCGACTATAATATCGGGGATATACGGCATGAACGTAAGCGAGAACTGGATGCCTCTTTCACAAACGCCTTACGGCTTTTATATTATATGTTTTATAACTCTGCTTATTTGTTTTACCGTTTTGATGATACTGAAAAAAAGAAAAATGTTATAG
- the uvrA gene encoding excinuclease ABC subunit UvrA, which produces MSKDKITIRGAKAHNLKNINLEIPRDKLVVFTGVSGSGKSSLAFDTIYAEGQRRYVESLSSYARQFLGQMEKPDVESIDGLSPAISIDQKTTSHNPRSTVGTVTEIYDYLRLLFARVGVPHCPKCGKEIRKQTIDQIVDKILSLEERTKIQLLAPVVRGRKGEHAKLLEDAKKSGYVRARIDGILYELSEEVKLEKNNKHNIEIVVDRLVIKEGIQKRLTESIETVMALSGGLLIVNCTDNDEDLLFSQNFACPDCGINIGEIEPRSFSFNNPSGACPHCTGLGVQMKFDPDLIVPNKKLSIRQGAICAPGYNSISSSDSMSAVLFEALSQKYGFDMDMPFEKLPEEAKDIIFYGTKGEKIKINYKNAYGGGSYDYNFEGIINNLQRRYNETSEVMWQEYEDFMTNIECPICHGDRLKPEILAVTVKERNISQVTRLSVKELQNFFSSLNLGERDRMVSEPILKEINARVGFLADVGLEYLTLSRSAGTLSGGEAQRIRLATQIGSGLVGVVYILDEPSIGLHQRDNDKLIGTLKNLRDIGNSLIVVEHDEDTMLESDYIVDIGPQAGEKGGRVIFSGTVDDIMKCEDSVTGQYLSGKKIIPVPKERRPFNSDNVLKIRGAAANNLRNIDVDIPLGIFTCVTGVSGSGKSSLVNEILYKNLARELNRAKCKPAEFREFIGIDKLDKVIDIDQSPIGRTPRSNPATYTGLFDLIRDVFAQTTEAKMRGYKKGRFSFNVKGGRCEACSGDGIIKIEMHFLPDIFVPCEVCHGKRYNRETLEVKYKGKTISDVLDMTVEEALAFFENLPKLKNKLETLNDVGLGYVRLGQSSTTLSGGEAQRVKLATELSRRSTGRTMYILDEPTTGLHTADVHKLIEILQRLAEGGNTVIVIEHNLDVIKTADYIIDLGPEGGDGGGTVVAAGIPEEVMKNDKSYTGIYLKKHINRLTNQ; this is translated from the coding sequence ATGAGCAAAGATAAAATTACAATAAGAGGGGCAAAAGCGCATAATTTAAAAAATATTAATCTTGAAATACCGAGGGACAAACTTGTTGTGTTTACAGGCGTAAGCGGTTCGGGAAAATCATCTCTTGCTTTTGATACGATATATGCCGAGGGACAAAGGCGTTATGTGGAGAGCCTATCGTCTTATGCAAGACAGTTTTTGGGACAGATGGAAAAACCGGATGTGGAATCGATAGACGGTCTTTCGCCGGCAATATCAATAGATCAGAAAACAACAAGCCATAACCCGCGCTCAACAGTAGGTACTGTCACTGAAATATATGATTATCTCCGCCTTCTCTTTGCAAGGGTAGGAGTTCCGCATTGCCCAAAATGCGGCAAAGAAATAAGGAAGCAGACAATCGATCAAATTGTCGATAAAATACTTTCACTTGAAGAAAGAACAAAAATTCAGCTTCTTGCGCCAGTTGTAAGGGGACGGAAAGGCGAACATGCTAAGCTTTTGGAAGATGCAAAAAAAAGCGGTTATGTACGCGCAAGGATAGACGGAATTTTATATGAATTAAGCGAGGAAGTAAAACTTGAAAAGAACAATAAACATAATATCGAAATTGTTGTAGACAGGCTTGTTATAAAAGAAGGCATACAAAAAAGGCTTACGGAATCGATAGAAACCGTTATGGCTTTGTCTGGCGGGCTGCTGATAGTTAACTGCACCGACAATGATGAAGATTTGCTTTTCAGCCAAAATTTTGCCTGCCCGGACTGCGGCATAAATATCGGAGAAATTGAACCGAGAAGTTTTTCTTTTAATAACCCCAGTGGGGCTTGCCCTCACTGCACAGGACTTGGCGTACAGATGAAATTTGATCCGGATTTGATTGTGCCTAATAAAAAGTTGAGTATTCGGCAAGGGGCGATATGTGCGCCGGGATACAACTCTATTTCTTCTTCCGACAGCATGAGCGCCGTACTTTTCGAGGCTCTCTCTCAGAAGTATGGGTTTGATATGGACATGCCTTTTGAGAAACTCCCGGAAGAAGCAAAAGATATAATATTTTATGGCACAAAGGGTGAAAAAATTAAAATTAACTATAAAAATGCATATGGCGGCGGCAGTTATGACTATAACTTTGAAGGCATTATTAATAATCTGCAAAGAAGGTATAACGAAACGTCGGAAGTTATGTGGCAGGAATATGAAGATTTTATGACAAATATAGAATGTCCAATTTGCCATGGGGACAGGCTTAAACCCGAAATACTTGCCGTAACTGTTAAAGAGAGGAATATATCACAGGTTACGCGGCTTTCCGTAAAGGAACTTCAGAATTTTTTCAGTTCTCTTAATTTAGGCGAAAGGGATAGAATGGTATCTGAACCGATACTCAAGGAAATAAATGCAAGGGTAGGTTTTTTGGCCGACGTTGGGTTAGAGTATCTTACGCTTTCGCGCTCGGCCGGGACTTTGTCTGGCGGAGAAGCCCAACGTATAAGGCTTGCCACTCAAATCGGCTCAGGGCTTGTGGGAGTCGTATATATACTTGACGAACCGAGCATAGGGCTTCATCAAAGGGATAATGACAAATTAATAGGCACGCTCAAAAATCTGAGGGATATAGGCAACTCGCTTATTGTAGTTGAACATGATGAGGACACTATGCTTGAAAGCGATTATATTGTTGACATAGGGCCTCAGGCCGGAGAAAAAGGCGGCCGTGTTATATTTTCGGGAACTGTAGACGATATTATGAAATGTGAGGACTCTGTAACCGGGCAGTATTTAAGCGGAAAAAAAATTATTCCCGTTCCTAAGGAAAGAAGGCCGTTTAACAGTGACAATGTGCTTAAAATCAGAGGCGCGGCGGCAAACAACCTCAGAAATATTGACGTTGATATACCCCTTGGGATTTTTACATGCGTAACGGGTGTAAGCGGTTCCGGAAAGTCGTCGCTTGTTAACGAAATACTTTATAAAAATTTAGCCCGGGAATTGAACAGGGCTAAATGTAAACCGGCGGAGTTTCGCGAATTTATAGGAATTGATAAACTTGATAAGGTTATAGATATTGATCAATCGCCGATTGGACGAACTCCGAGAAGTAATCCGGCGACATACACAGGATTGTTTGATTTAATACGCGATGTATTTGCGCAAACTACCGAAGCGAAAATGCGCGGGTATAAAAAGGGGCGTTTCAGTTTTAATGTAAAGGGAGGAAGATGCGAAGCATGCAGTGGCGACGGCATAATTAAAATTGAAATGCATTTTCTGCCCGATATATTTGTACCGTGTGAAGTATGCCACGGAAAGCGGTATAATAGGGAAACTCTTGAAGTTAAGTACAAAGGCAAAACAATTTCCGACGTTCTCGACATGACGGTTGAAGAAGCGCTTGCGTTTTTTGAAAACCTTCCGAAGTTAAAAAACAAACTGGAAACTTTAAATGATGTCGGGCTCGGATATGTACGTCTCGGGCAGTCCTCTACAACTCTTTCAGGCGGTGAAGCCCAAAGGGTTAAGCTGGCTACAGAGTTAAGCAGAAGGAGCACTGGGCGTACTATGTATATACTTGACGAACCGACTACGGGACTACACACGGCGGATGTTCATAAACTTATAGAAATACTTCAAAGGCTTGCCGAAGGCGGGAATACGGTTATTGTAATCGAACATAATCTCGACGTTATAAAAACGGCGGATTACATTATAGATCTTGGGCCCGAAGGCGGCGACGGCGGCGGAACTGTTGTAGCTGCCGGAATTCCCGAAGAAGTTATGAAAAATGACAAATCTTATACAGGAATTTATCTTAAAAAACACATAAACAGGTTGACAAACCAATGA
- a CDS encoding asparaginase domain-containing protein: MEKILLVLTGGTICSFADIGGVKKSDCKRAFPLLIENLKNTGYDCSEFEFDIISPFDILSENMDINSWNGILKLLSDVDFSEYKGIIAAHGTDTLAYTASMLSIMLAGKGIIPLILVSSQYPLYDCRANGNENFKCAVELIMKGISPNVYAVYRNSDGIVYIHKGAELLQCRNCCEDFFSRNMIPADNWHDIKNKCFENEMIIYKGLLAENTVLVIEPYPGIDYSSFSLEGKKCVLHYLYHSSTAAVKCGNNINSAIYLAEKCRQKGIPFVITPFNSKLLNGGEIYSSTKALLEAGADVLCDVSRETAYSKAVIASSFYEGEEIVKFLKKEINDEFAYKW; this comes from the coding sequence ATGGAAAAAATACTGCTTGTTTTAACGGGAGGTACAATATGCTCTTTTGCCGATATTGGCGGCGTTAAAAAAAGCGACTGTAAAAGGGCGTTTCCATTATTAATTGAAAATTTAAAAAATACAGGTTACGATTGCTCAGAATTTGAATTTGATATTATTTCACCTTTTGACATTTTAAGTGAAAATATGGATATAAACTCGTGGAATGGTATTCTTAAATTGCTTTCAGATGTTGATTTCAGCGAATATAAGGGAATAATTGCCGCGCATGGAACGGATACGCTTGCTTATACTGCCTCAATGCTTTCAATTATGCTCGCGGGCAAAGGGATTATACCTTTGATACTTGTTTCCAGCCAATATCCCCTTTATGATTGCAGAGCAAATGGAAATGAGAATTTTAAATGCGCTGTGGAGCTTATTATGAAAGGTATTTCCCCAAATGTATACGCTGTTTACAGAAACAGCGACGGTATTGTATATATCCACAAAGGGGCCGAACTTTTGCAGTGCAGAAACTGCTGTGAAGATTTTTTCAGCAGAAATATGATTCCGGCAGATAATTGGCATGATATTAAAAATAAATGTTTTGAAAATGAAATGATTATTTATAAGGGACTTCTTGCCGAAAACACTGTTTTAGTTATAGAGCCATATCCCGGAATTGATTATTCGTCTTTTTCACTTGAAGGCAAAAAGTGCGTTTTGCACTACTTATATCATTCGTCTACAGCCGCCGTAAAATGTGGGAATAATATAAATTCTGCCATTTATTTGGCTGAGAAATGCAGGCAAAAAGGAATACCGTTTGTAATTACGCCGTTTAACAGCAAACTTTTAAACGGCGGGGAAATATACAGTTCAACAAAAGCTTTGTTGGAAGCCGGAGCCGACGTATTGTGTGATGTTTCGAGAGAAACGGCATATTCAAAGGCAGTTATTGCATCTTCATTTTACGAAGGGGAAGAGATTGTTAAATTTTTGAAGAAAGAAATCAATGATGAGTTTGCATACAAATGGTGA